A window of Clupea harengus unplaced genomic scaffold, Ch_v2.0.2, whole genome shotgun sequence contains these coding sequences:
- the calr3b gene encoding calreticulin 3b, producing MKIAVAFCTIAVVALSVNATVFFQEQFLDGDAWKSRWMTSEHKSDYGQLKHTAGNFYGDAEKDKGLQTSQDARFYALSARFEPFSNEGKTLVIQFSVKHEQKIDCGGGYVKVFPSTLDQADMHGDSQYYIMFGPDICGYSTKKVHVIFNYKGKNHLIKKEVKCKDDELTHVYTLILNPDQTYEVKIDNEKVESGSLEEDWDLLPPKKIKDPEAKKPEDWDDRPKIDDTTDTKPEDWDKAENIPDPDAKKPEDWDEDMDGEWEPPMIPNPEYKGEWKPKQIDNPNYKGAWVHPEMDNPEYTQDAEIYKFDSIGVLGLDLWQVKSGTIFDNFLITDDVKEAEDFAKETWGVTKDPEKAMKEEQDEKKRKEDDEKNKEQDTDRDDDGEDEEEDGEEDDEETDEPDATETEENDLPKDEL from the exons ATGAAAATAGCCGTCGCTTTCTGCACGATTGCTGTGGTAGCATTATCAGTAAACGCTACCGTCTTCTTCCAGGAGCAGTTTCTGGATGGAG ATGCTTGGAAGAGTCGCTGGATGACCTCTGAGCACAAGTCTGACTATGGCCAGTTAAAACACACTGCTGGAAATTTCTACGGTGATGCAGAGAAGGACAAAG GCCTTCAGACCAGCCAAGACGCCCGTTTCTATGCACTCTCTGCCAGGTTCGAGCCTTTCAGTAACGAGGGTAAGACTCTAGTGATCCAATTCTCTGTGAAGCACGAGCAGAAGATTGACTGTGGCGGTGGCTATGTGAAGGTGTTCCCCTCCACCCTTGATCAGGCTGACATGCATGGAGATTCCCAGTACTACATCATGTTCG GTCCTGATATCTGTGGTTACAGCACCAAGAAGGTTCATGTCATCTTCAACTACAAGGGCAAGAATCACCTCATCAAGAAGGAAGTCAAGTGCAAG GATGATGAACTTACGCACGTGTACACGTTGATCCTCAACCCAGACCAGACCTACGAAGTGAAGATCGACAATGAGAAGGTGGAGTCAGGGTCTCTGGAGGAGGACTGGGACCTTCTTCCCCCTAAAAAGATCAAGGACCCCGAGGCCAAGAAACCAGAAGACTGGGATGACCGCCCCAAGATCGACGATACTACAGACACCAAGCCTGAG GATTGGGACAAGGCCGAGAACATCCCAGATCCTGATGCCAAGAAGCCCGAAGACTGGGATGAAGACATGGATGGCGAGTGGGAGCCCCCTATGATTCCTAACCCAGAGTACAAG GGAGAATGGAAACCCAAACAGATTGACAATCCTAACTACAAGGGAGCGTGGGTCCACCCTGAAATGGACAACCCTGAATATACTCAAGATGCTGAGATCTACAAGTTTGACAGCATTGGTGTCCTGGGCCTAGACCTGTGGCAG GTTAAGTCCGGCACCATTTTTGATAACTTCCTCATCACAGATGACGTGAAGGAGGCTGAAGATTTTGCCAAAGAGACTTGGGGAGTTACAAAG GACCCAGAAAAGGCAATGAAGGAGGAGCAAGacgagaagaagaggaaagaggatgacgagaaaaacaaagaacagGACACAGACCGGGATGATGACGgtgaggacgaggaagaggatggtgaggaagatgatgaggagaCCGATGAGCCCGACGCCACGGAAACGGAAGAGAACGACCTACCGAAGGACGAGCTCTGA